The following are from one region of the Cloacibacterium normanense genome:
- a CDS encoding SprT-like domain-containing protein: MSVSVLEKFLPENALPYLKIWFGSYPCHLKITKNRNSKLGDYRKLPDKSHQITVNGTLEPQLFFFVLTHELAHLIAFEKYGRRISPHGAEWKQTFREMLLESLTVYAEDLRPIIQKFSKSPKANFMASPDLVKYFHVPDEDELLYLENLIVGDVFVLENKVFVIEETTKKRYLCRNLKSGLKYKVNILARVKKMDNHYEK; this comes from the coding sequence ATGTCTGTTTCTGTTTTAGAAAAATTTTTGCCAGAGAACGCGCTTCCTTATCTCAAAATTTGGTTTGGGAGTTATCCGTGTCATCTTAAAATTACCAAAAATAGAAACAGTAAACTAGGAGATTACCGAAAATTACCCGATAAATCTCACCAAATTACCGTCAATGGAACACTTGAACCGCAATTATTTTTCTTTGTGCTTACGCATGAATTGGCGCACCTGATTGCTTTTGAAAAATATGGCAGAAGAATTTCGCCTCATGGTGCAGAATGGAAGCAGACTTTTAGAGAAATGTTGCTAGAAAGTTTGACCGTTTATGCAGAAGATTTACGTCCCATCATTCAGAAATTTTCAAAATCTCCGAAAGCCAATTTTATGGCTTCCCCAGACTTAGTGAAGTATTTTCATGTACCAGATGAAGATGAGTTATTATATCTAGAAAACCTTATCGTTGGGGATGTTTTTGTCCTTGAAAATAAAGTTTTCGTAATAGAAGAAACAACAAAAAAGCGCTATCTTTGCCGTAATTTAAAATCTGGGCTAAAATATAAGGTAAATATATTAGCTCGGGTGAAAAAAATGGATAATCATTATGAAAAATAA
- a CDS encoding mannose-1-phosphate guanylyltransferase codes for MKNNNYCVIMAGGIGSRFWPMSTQKFPKQFQDILGTGRTMIQQTFDRIKQIVPTENIYVITNQEYVELSHHQLPEIPLENIVGEPVMKNTAACNIYMVNKIADRDPDANVIVVPADHLIIKEKTFLEKVELAFDLASKHDYLITLGITPTRPDTGYGYIQFIEKKEEEFFKVKTFTEKPSLEIAKAFLESGDFLWNAGIFVWNVKSIHKAFQEFLPEMTHEFDTCEYNNDKESVCIETIYPKVEKISIDNGILEKAKNVYVIPADLGWSDLGTWTSVYENAEKDDNNNAVKSKHVLTYNSKGNIIRLRNNNKAAIIDGLENYIVVDTEKALLICPISNDQLIKDYVLDLKNFKKGEKFM; via the coding sequence ATGAAAAATAATAACTACTGCGTCATTATGGCAGGTGGAATTGGCAGCAGATTTTGGCCAATGTCTACTCAGAAATTTCCGAAGCAGTTTCAAGATATTTTAGGAACGGGAAGAACCATGATTCAGCAAACTTTTGACCGAATTAAGCAAATCGTTCCTACCGAAAATATATACGTAATCACCAATCAAGAGTACGTAGAATTATCTCATCATCAGTTGCCAGAGATTCCTCTAGAAAATATTGTTGGCGAACCTGTAATGAAAAACACAGCAGCATGTAATATTTACATGGTTAATAAAATTGCTGATAGAGATCCTGATGCAAACGTAATTGTTGTACCAGCAGATCATTTAATTATTAAGGAGAAAACTTTTTTAGAAAAAGTAGAATTAGCCTTTGATTTAGCGAGCAAGCATGACTACCTTATCACGCTAGGAATTACACCAACTCGTCCTGATACTGGATATGGTTACATACAATTTATCGAGAAAAAAGAGGAAGAATTTTTCAAAGTAAAAACTTTTACCGAAAAACCTAGTTTAGAAATCGCTAAAGCATTTTTAGAAAGTGGAGATTTCCTTTGGAATGCAGGAATTTTTGTTTGGAATGTAAAATCTATTCATAAAGCGTTCCAAGAGTTTTTACCAGAAATGACGCATGAATTTGATACTTGCGAATATAATAATGATAAAGAATCTGTTTGTATAGAAACCATTTATCCTAAAGTAGAAAAAATCTCTATAGACAATGGAATTTTAGAAAAGGCGAAAAACGTTTACGTGATTCCCGCAGATTTAGGTTGGAGTGATTTAGGAACTTGGACTTCTGTCTACGAGAATGCTGAAAAAGATGATAACAATAATGCAGTAAAATCTAAGCATGTTCTTACCTATAATTCTAAAGGAAACATCATCAGACTTAGAAATAATAATAAAGCAGCTATTATTGACGGTTTAGAAAACTACATCGTGGTAGATACAGAGAAGGCTCTCCTGATTTGCCCAATTAGCAATGACCAATTGATTAAGGACTACGTTTTAGACTTGAAAAACTTTAAAAAAGGAGAAAAATTCATGTAA
- a CDS encoding DUF6973 domain-containing protein, with the protein MTPKLVFNILKSLSLKNLLKLFLIGFSHPIFSILTFFATYKTYRISEKLFPLTHDLHGSGNAFRHALWNSLIMMYCCKVSSPKKALIWTEKITQMHEDLFPNEPLQRKMDLHNNKVGRDYFMQLLPTIHRQFFETSFFVEKLLALTQHIKTVKREDETFGFELIIIDEKRETLA; encoded by the coding sequence ATGACGCCTAAACTTGTTTTTAATATCTTAAAAAGCCTAAGTTTAAAAAACCTTTTGAAATTATTTCTTATTGGGTTTAGTCATCCTATTTTCTCGATTTTAACCTTTTTTGCAACTTATAAAACGTACAGAATTTCTGAAAAATTATTTCCACTAACCCATGATTTGCATGGCTCAGGAAATGCTTTCAGACACGCACTTTGGAACAGTTTGATTATGATGTATTGTTGCAAGGTTTCTTCCCCGAAAAAAGCGCTAATTTGGACTGAAAAAATCACGCAAATGCACGAAGATTTATTTCCCAATGAGCCTTTGCAGCGCAAAATGGATTTACATAATAATAAAGTGGGGCGTGATTATTTTATGCAATTATTGCCTACCATTCACAGACAGTTTTTTGAGACCAGTTTTTTTGTAGAAAAACTGTTGGCATTAACTCAGCACATTAAAACGGTAAAAAGAGAAGACGAAACTTTCGGTTTTGAACTAATTATAATAGACGAAAAAAGAGAAACTTTAGCATAA
- the accD gene encoding acetyl-CoA carboxylase, carboxyltransferase subunit beta — translation MAFDWFKRKKKNITTGTEEKKDVPKGLWHQTPSGKIVEHDELKRNNYVSPEDGFHVRIGSAEFYDILFDEGKFTELHPDVESVDMLKFKDTKAYTDRLKEVKSKTKLKDSIRNARGSVNGVDMVISCMDFAFIGGSLGSVMGEKIRRAVDYCIEHQLPYMIICQSGGARMQEAAYSLMQLAKVQSKLAQLSDKKLPYIAYLCDPTFGGITASFAMTADVIMAEPGALIGFAGPRVIRETIGRDLPEGFQTSEFIQEKGFVDFIVKRTEIKETVSKTVKLLMNK, via the coding sequence ATGGCTTTTGATTGGTTTAAAAGAAAGAAAAAAAATATTACCACAGGAACCGAAGAGAAAAAAGACGTTCCAAAAGGTCTTTGGCATCAAACTCCTTCTGGTAAGATTGTAGAACATGACGAGCTTAAGAGAAATAATTACGTTTCTCCAGAAGACGGTTTCCACGTGAGAATAGGAAGCGCAGAGTTCTACGATATACTTTTTGACGAAGGGAAATTCACAGAATTACATCCCGATGTAGAAAGTGTAGATATGCTTAAATTTAAAGATACAAAAGCATATACAGACCGATTAAAAGAAGTAAAATCTAAAACAAAACTTAAAGATTCCATCAGAAATGCAAGAGGAAGCGTAAATGGTGTAGACATGGTGATTTCTTGTATGGATTTTGCGTTTATCGGGGGTTCACTTGGTTCTGTAATGGGCGAAAAAATCAGAAGAGCTGTAGATTATTGTATAGAACATCAACTTCCTTACATGATTATCTGCCAATCTGGTGGTGCTAGAATGCAAGAAGCGGCTTATTCTTTGATGCAATTAGCAAAAGTACAGTCTAAGTTGGCTCAACTTTCTGATAAAAAATTGCCTTACATTGCTTATTTATGCGACCCTACTTTTGGTGGAATTACCGCATCTTTTGCAATGACTGCTGATGTAATCATGGCAGAACCTGGCGCTTTAATCGGTTTTGCAGGTCCTAGAGTAATTAGAGAAACCATCGGTAGAGATTTACCAGAAGGCTTCCAAACGTCTGAATTTATTCAGGAAAAAGGATTTGTAGATTTTATTGTAAAAAGAACTGAAATTAAAGAAACGGTTTCTAAAACAGTGAAACTATTGATGAATAAATAG
- the fbaA gene encoding class II fructose-bisphosphate aldolase — MSRKFPAGVATGSLVSEIFAHAKENNYALPAVNVVGSSNINATMETAVKLNAPVIIQFSNGGAAFNAGKSLSTENQKSAILGGIAGARHIHTLAEAYGATVILHTDHCAKKLLPWIDGLLDASEEHFKAYGKSLFSSHMLDLSEEPIEENLDISTKYFERMAKMGMTLEIELGVTGGEEDGVDNSDVDSSKLYTQPDEVAYAYERLKAISPEFTIAAAFGNVHGVYKPGNVKLTPKILDNSQKYVQEKFGTSEKPVNFVFHGGSGSTLEEIREAISYGVIKMNIDTDLQFAYTEGIRDYMNSNIEYLRTQIGNPEGEEKPNKKFYDPRVWIRKGEETFVNRLVKAFEDLNNVNTLG; from the coding sequence ATGAGCAGAAAATTTCCGGCAGGTGTTGCCACAGGTTCATTAGTATCAGAAATTTTTGCACACGCAAAAGAAAATAATTACGCACTTCCTGCAGTAAACGTAGTAGGTTCTAGCAACATAAACGCTACTATGGAAACAGCAGTTAAATTAAACGCTCCAGTAATTATTCAGTTTTCAAACGGAGGAGCTGCATTTAACGCAGGAAAAAGCCTTAGTACTGAAAATCAAAAATCTGCAATCCTAGGAGGAATTGCAGGAGCTAGACATATTCATACCCTTGCAGAAGCTTATGGAGCTACCGTAATTCTTCACACAGACCACTGTGCTAAAAAATTACTTCCTTGGATTGATGGGTTATTAGACGCAAGCGAAGAACACTTCAAAGCTTATGGTAAATCATTATTCTCTTCTCACATGCTAGATTTATCAGAAGAACCTATCGAAGAAAATTTAGATATTTCTACTAAATATTTCGAAAGAATGGCTAAAATGGGCATGACTCTAGAAATAGAATTAGGTGTAACTGGTGGCGAAGAAGATGGTGTAGACAACTCAGATGTAGATTCTTCTAAATTGTACACTCAGCCAGACGAAGTAGCTTACGCTTACGAAAGATTAAAAGCGATTTCTCCAGAATTTACCATCGCTGCAGCTTTTGGTAACGTTCACGGTGTTTACAAACCAGGAAACGTAAAATTAACTCCGAAAATCTTAGACAATTCTCAAAAATATGTACAAGAAAAATTCGGAACTTCTGAAAAACCAGTAAATTTCGTATTCCACGGTGGTTCTGGTTCTACATTAGAAGAAATTAGAGAAGCGATTTCTTATGGTGTTATCAAAATGAACATCGATACAGACCTTCAGTTTGCTTACACAGAAGGAATTAGAGATTACATGAATTCTAACATCGAATATTTAAGAACTCAAATTGGTAATCCAGAAGGTGAAGAAAAACCAAACAAAAAATTCTATGACCCAAGAGTTTGGATTAGAAAAGGTGAAGAAACTTTCGTTAATAGATTAGTAAAAGCCTTCGAAGATTTAAATAACGTAAATACATTAGGCTAA
- a CDS encoding NAD kinase has protein sequence MKAAIYSQKKDLDTFLYLSKFISELNKRGVKAIIYEQLFKDLEFSKEFSTFSNYEDVKQEKIDFFFSFGGDGTILNALNFIKELEIPIIGVNTGRLGFLASFSKDEIFSHIDEIITKEMNLSKRSVLHVTSSGTPIDFPYALNDLSVSRNETTSMITIETHINDQFLTYYWGDGLIISTPTGSTAYSLSCGGPIISPGNGILSLTPIAPHNLNVRPIVLRDDIEITLKVESRVPQYSLSLDSRLYHMKNDDVITVKKADFQLILMHPKDLSFFKTLRQKLLWGKDKRN, from the coding sequence TTGAAAGCTGCCATTTATTCACAGAAAAAAGACTTAGATACATTTTTATACTTAAGTAAGTTTATATCAGAACTTAACAAAAGAGGTGTAAAAGCTATTATATATGAACAGCTCTTCAAAGATTTAGAATTTTCTAAAGAGTTTTCCACTTTTTCTAACTACGAAGATGTAAAACAAGAAAAAATAGATTTTTTCTTCAGTTTTGGTGGAGACGGAACCATTCTAAATGCCTTGAACTTTATCAAAGAATTAGAAATTCCCATCATCGGTGTAAACACGGGTAGATTAGGGTTTTTGGCAAGTTTTTCTAAAGACGAAATCTTCAGTCATATAGACGAAATCATCACCAAAGAAATGAATTTGAGCAAAAGAAGCGTTTTGCACGTTACTTCTTCTGGTACTCCTATTGATTTTCCGTATGCACTAAATGATTTGAGCGTTTCTAGAAACGAAACCACTTCTATGATTACGATAGAAACGCATATTAACGACCAATTTCTTACGTATTATTGGGGAGATGGTTTAATTATTTCTACACCTACTGGTTCTACCGCATACTCACTGAGTTGTGGTGGTCCTATTATTTCGCCAGGAAACGGAATTCTTTCGCTTACGCCAATTGCGCCTCACAACCTTAACGTGAGACCAATTGTTTTAAGAGACGATATAGAAATTACCTTAAAAGTAGAAAGCAGAGTTCCACAATATTCTCTTTCTCTAGATTCTAGACTCTATCACATGAAAAATGATGATGTGATTACGGTAAAAAAAGCCGACTTCCAGCTGATCTTAATGCACCCAAAAGACTTGAGCTTTTTCAAAACTTTAAGGCAGAAATTGCTGTGGGGGAAAGACAAAAGAAATTAG
- a CDS encoding CBS domain-containing protein: MLISEYISKDFPAFEVDSSAEEALEIASEFGFTHVFVQKNNLFLGGICKEFLEENPDKNLEELLIHIERFAILEGGTVLDTVKLFYTFNANIIPIINKNEEYLGYIAYDDVFNELSKYPLFSENGAVLTVETNLKSFSMTEIAKIVESNNSKFYGAFISHVNDDVIQVTMKINHDNLSSIDETFDRFGYHVVHKFYNDEKEELIKDRYQYFQKYLEF; this comes from the coding sequence ATGTTAATTTCTGAATACATATCCAAAGATTTTCCCGCTTTTGAAGTTGATTCATCAGCAGAAGAAGCACTAGAAATAGCCTCGGAATTTGGTTTCACCCATGTTTTTGTGCAAAAAAACAATCTTTTTTTGGGAGGAATCTGCAAAGAATTTTTGGAAGAAAATCCAGATAAAAATTTAGAAGAACTTCTTATTCACATCGAACGTTTTGCTATTTTAGAAGGCGGAACCGTATTAGATACTGTAAAATTATTCTATACTTTTAATGCTAATATTATTCCTATTATCAATAAAAATGAAGAATATCTAGGATACATTGCTTACGATGATGTTTTTAATGAACTGTCGAAATATCCTTTATTTTCTGAAAACGGAGCGGTTTTAACGGTAGAAACCAACTTAAAATCGTTTTCGATGACTGAAATTGCCAAAATTGTAGAAAGCAACAATTCTAAATTTTACGGAGCATTCATCAGTCATGTAAATGATGATGTAATACAAGTTACCATGAAAATTAATCATGATAATTTAAGTTCCATAGACGAAACCTTCGACCGATTTGGTTATCACGTAGTTCATAAATTTTACAACGACGAAAAAGAAGAACTCATCAAAGACCGATATCAATATTTTCAAAAATATTTAGAATTTTAA
- a CDS encoding DMT family transporter, which yields MNPEKEKWILLVLLSLIWGSSFILIKKSLEHFNPYQVGALRVLISGVLLSPIALLNIKKFPKSHLKWFIIAALCGNFIPMFLFPIAETKVSSSIAGIINSTMPLFVILVGAAFWKTKTTPRQIIGIVISFFGVILLMNSGHDNNTEHLFYIGLLLFAAFLYAVSVTTVGAKLTHIPAKLLSSFVFFYVLFLPSLLALYFSNFFHEFSFTRENMIGLGFVATLSIFGTGLAMMLQYRLMSVSNPLFASTVTLLMPIVAVAWGIIDGESFTFLQGIGGAIILGGLIFLRKKKS from the coding sequence ATGAACCCTGAAAAAGAAAAATGGATTTTATTGGTATTGCTCTCTCTGATTTGGGGCTCTTCATTTATTTTGATAAAAAAATCGCTAGAACATTTTAATCCGTATCAAGTAGGAGCGCTAAGAGTTCTTATTTCTGGGGTTTTACTCTCGCCGATTGCTTTATTGAACATCAAAAAATTCCCTAAATCACATCTAAAATGGTTCATTATTGCTGCACTTTGTGGAAATTTTATTCCTATGTTCTTATTCCCTATTGCGGAAACCAAAGTCAGCAGCAGTATTGCAGGAATTATCAATTCTACGATGCCACTTTTTGTTATTTTGGTAGGTGCAGCATTTTGGAAAACCAAAACCACTCCTCGACAAATTATAGGAATTGTCATCAGTTTTTTTGGAGTGATTTTATTGATGAATTCAGGACATGACAATAATACAGAACACTTATTTTACATAGGATTATTACTTTTTGCTGCTTTCTTGTACGCTGTAAGCGTGACTACAGTTGGCGCAAAACTCACGCATATTCCTGCAAAACTTCTGTCCTCATTTGTATTTTTCTACGTCTTGTTTTTACCGTCTTTATTGGCTTTATATTTCTCAAATTTCTTTCACGAGTTTTCTTTTACAAGAGAAAACATGATAGGATTAGGATTTGTAGCGACTTTATCCATCTTCGGAACTGGACTAGCCATGATGTTACAATATAGATTAATGAGCGTTTCTAATCCGCTATTTGCGTCTACCGTAACTTTATTAATGCCAATTGTAGCGGTAGCTTGGGGAATCATAGACGGAGAAAGTTTTACTTTTTTACAAGGAATAGGCGGTGCAATTATTCTGGGAGGATTAATTTTTCTGAGAAAGAAAAAAAGCTAG
- the aat gene encoding leucyl/phenylalanyl-tRNA--protein transferase has protein sequence MFLLDSEEIAFPDPALYDFEGGLLAMGGDLSPERIWFAYQNGIFPWFNPEDDILWWCPDPRFVLFPEDLKISKSMKKILREGKFTFTENKCFEEVMKNCQAAERKGQDGTWITDEMIKSYSTLHRYGKTKSVEVWENDVLVGGLYGVDLGHIFCGESMFAKVSNASKAGFIYFVEKYKNQYELIDCQIYTEHLASLGAKEIPKREFLKTLKQNFSDENVK, from the coding sequence ATGTTTCTACTAGATTCCGAAGAAATTGCTTTTCCAGACCCTGCTTTGTATGATTTTGAAGGAGGATTATTGGCAATGGGCGGAGATTTATCTCCAGAAAGAATCTGGTTTGCTTATCAGAACGGGATTTTCCCGTGGTTTAATCCCGAAGATGATATTTTGTGGTGGTGTCCTGATCCTAGATTCGTATTATTTCCAGAAGATTTGAAAATTTCTAAATCCATGAAGAAAATTCTGCGAGAAGGGAAATTTACTTTTACCGAAAATAAATGTTTCGAAGAAGTGATGAAAAATTGCCAAGCCGCAGAAAGAAAAGGACAAGACGGAACATGGATTACCGATGAAATGATAAAATCTTATAGCACTCTGCATCGTTATGGCAAAACCAAAAGCGTAGAAGTTTGGGAAAATGATGTGTTAGTGGGCGGTTTATATGGTGTAGATTTAGGTCATATCTTCTGTGGAGAAAGCATGTTTGCCAAAGTGAGCAATGCAAGTAAAGCGGGTTTTATTTATTTTGTAGAAAAATATAAAAATCAGTATGAGCTGATTGATTGCCAAATTTACACTGAACATTTAGCTTCTTTAGGTGCTAAAGAAATTCCTAAAAGAGAGTTTCTGAAAACTTTAAAACAAAATTTCTCAGACGAGAACGTAAAATGA
- a CDS encoding DUF3127 domain-containing protein, with the protein MELQGTVKKIFDTQTFASGFQKREMVLLTQEQYPQPISIEFLSDKINLLDNVSEGETVKLGINIRGREWTNPQGEVKYFNSITAWRLEKVADNGAQPTYAAPSTAATPATTNENPFADEGDDDLPF; encoded by the coding sequence ATGGAATTACAAGGAACGGTTAAGAAAATATTTGATACCCAGACTTTTGCAAGTGGTTTTCAAAAAAGAGAAATGGTTTTATTGACTCAAGAACAATATCCTCAGCCTATTTCAATAGAATTTTTATCAGATAAAATTAATTTATTAGATAATGTTTCTGAAGGCGAAACTGTAAAATTAGGAATCAATATTAGAGGTAGAGAGTGGACTAACCCACAAGGTGAAGTAAAATATTTCAACTCTATTACGGCTTGGAGATTAGAAAAAGTAGCAGATAACGGCGCTCAACCTACTTACGCTGCCCCATCTACTGCAGCTACTCCAGCTACAACAAACGAAAATCCTTTCGCAGACGAAGGTGATGACGATTTACCTTTCTAA